CTATAAAAACGTTCAAAAATAAATTCAAGTTCATCTTCTGGAATTCCACATCCATTGTCTTCTATTTTGATAGCTGCAAAATCATTTTCTTTATAGAGCTCTACTTTTATTGCACCCTCTTCTTGAGTGTATTTGATAGCGTTGTGAAGTATGTTGATTATAGATTGCTGTATTTTATCAGAATCTAAC
The Tissierellales bacterium DNA segment above includes these coding regions:
- a CDS encoding cell wall metabolism sensor histidine kinase WalK, coding for LDSDKIQQSIINILHNAIKYTQEEGAIKVELYKENDFAAIKIEDNGCGIPEDELEFIFERFYRVDKARSRQTGGTGLGLPIAKQIIVLHQGHISVESVVGKGTTFTILLPINS